The genome window CCGAGAGAGACGAGGTGGGACGATCCGCCCAGTCGGCGCAGCCGTGATCGGAAAGACACGCCCGGGCACTCCGGTTGGCCGCGGCCTGCGTTTCGCCGAACTGCTTCAGCCCGAAGGCGAGTTCTTCTTCCACGGTCGGAAAAATGATCTGGTGATCAGGGTTTTGAAAAACCATGCCGACATGACGCGGAAGTGCCTTGCGGTCCTTGCGCGTGTTCATTCCCAAAACAGTCACATCTCCCGTATCCGGGAGGAGCAGACCATTGAGAAGGCGGAGAAAACTGCTTTTTCCCGACCCGTTGAAGCCGATGATCCCGACGCGGGCTTCGCTTAAGGTCAGCGAAAGCGCGCGAAACAACGATCGGTCGCCGCGTCGCAGGGACACGGCGTGCAAAGAAAGGACTGTGTTTTCTGAGGACATGGAGACGGCATCCGGCACGGGTCCGGTGGATCACCCTGTGATGATGTAGATAGACTTACACTTTACGCTTAGCGGGCCTGGCGGCGACCGACTCTCCCACGTCTTAAGACGCAGTACCATTGGCGCTGGGGCGTTTCACTTCCGAGTTCGGGATGGGATCGGGTGTTATGGTCCCCGCAATGGCCACCAGGCCGGCGAAGCGTAAAGCTGTGAATTGGTCTTAGAATTGAAGGTTTTGATTTGATGGGCATTGACTAATGAGAGTGATCAAGCCGATCGAGCTATTAGTACCGGTAAGCTTCACGCATTGCTGCGCGTCCACACCCGGCCTATCAACGTGGTGGTCTTCCACGGCTCTCAAGGGAGACCTGGTTTTGAGGTCGGTTTCCCGCTTAGATGCTTTCAGCGGTTATCCGTTCCACACATAGCTACCCTGCTATGCCGCTGGCGCGACAACAGGTCCACCAGAGGTGTGTCCATCCCGGTCCTCTCGTACTAGGGACAGATCCTCTCAAGTTTCCTACACCCACGGCAGATAGGGACCGAACTGTCTCGCGACGTTCTGAACCCAGCTCACGTACCACTTTAATCGGCGAACAGCCGAACCCTTGGGACCTGCTCCAGCCCCAGGATGTGATGAGCCGACATCGAGGTGCCAAACGATTCCGTCGATATGGACTCTTGGGAATCATCAGCCTGTTATCCCCGGCGTACCTTTTATCCGTTGAGCGATGGCCCTTCCACGAGGGACCACCGGATCACTATGACCGACTTTCGTCTCTGCTCGACTTGTCAGTCTCGCAGTCAGGCGGGCTTATGCCATTGCACTCGTCGAACGATTTCCGACCGTTCTGAGCCCACCATCGCGCGCCTCCGTTACCATTTGGGAGGCGACCGCCCCAGTCAAACTACCCGCCACACACGGTCCCGGACGTTGTTGCGCCGCGGTTAGACATCCATAACGACAAGGGTGGTATTTCAAGGGTGGCTCCACGAGAGCTGGCGCTCCCGCTTCGACGCCTACCACCTATCCTACACATGTCGTGACGAATGCCAGTGTGAAGCTGTAGTAAAGGTGCACGGGGTCTTTCCGTCTGACCGCAGGAACCCCGCATCTTCACGGGGAATTCAATTTCACTGAGTCTGTGCTGGAGACAGCGGGGAAGTCGTTACGCCATTCGTGCAGGTCGGAACTTACCCGACAAGGAATTTCGCTACCTTAGGACCGTTATAGTTACGGCCGCCGTTTACCGGGGCTTCAATTCGGTGCTTGCACACCTCCTCTTAACCTTCCGGCACCGGGCAGGCGTCAGACCCTATACGTCGCCTTGCGGCTTCGCAGAGCCCTGTGTTTTTGATAAACAGTCGCCACCCCCTGGTCTGTGCCCCCCGAACCTGGTTGCCCAAGCCCGGGGCTCCCTTCTCGCGAACTTACGGGAGCAATTTGCCGAGTTCCTTCAGCACAGTTCTCTCAAGCGCCTTGGTATTCTCTACCAGTCCACCTGTGTCGGTTTCGGGTACGGTCTATAATGCGGGGGCTATTTCCTGGAACACCTTCACCGCATCCCCAATCCAGTAAGGGGATACGATACACGGCATCCGTCACCACCCGCAGGCTGCAGAATATTAACTGCATTCCCATCGACTACGCCTTTCGGCCTCGCCTTAGGGGCCGGCTAACCCTGCGCCGATTAGCGTTGCGCAGGAACCCTTGGACTTTCGGCGAGGGGGTCTCTCACCCCCTTTATCGTTACTCATGTCAGCATTCGCACTTCCGATACCTCCAGGAGCCCTCACGGGTCTCCCTTCGCAGGCCTACGGAACGCTCCGCTACCGCTCAGCCTAAGCTGAGCCCGCAGTTTCGGTACATGGCTTGAGCCCCGTTACATTATCGGCGCGGGACCCCTTGTTTAGACCAGTGAGCTGTTACGCTTTCTTTAAATGATGGCTGCTTCTAAGCCAACATCCTGGTTGTTTTGGGAGTCCTACATCCTTTGCCACTTAGCCATGATTTAGGGACCTTAACTGGCGGTCAGGGTTGTTTCCCTCTCCACAATGGACGTTAGCACCCACTGTGTGTCTGCCGGGTAGTACTTTCTGGTATTCGGAGTTTGGTTAGGATCAGTAAGACGGTGAGTCCCCATAGCCCATCCAGTGCTCTACCCCCAGAAGTATTCGCCCGACGCTCTACCTAAATAGATTTCGCGGAGAACCAGCTATTTCCGAGTTTGATTGGCCTTTCACCCCTAACCACAACTCATCCCCGACTTTTTCAACAGGCGTGGGTTCGGTCCTCCAGTGCGTGTTACCGCACCTTCAACCTGGTCATGGCTAGATCACTCGGTTTCGGGTCTAATCCGACATACTAAATCGCCCTCTTCAGACTCGCTTTCGCTGCGCCTACACCTTACGGCTTAAGCTTGCATGTCAAATTAAGTCGCTGACCCATTATACAAAAGGTACGCCGTCACCCTTGCGGGCTCCGACTGTTTGTATGCATCCGGTTTCAGGGTCTGTTTCACTCCCCTCGTCGGGGTGCTTTTCACCTTTCCCTCACGGTACTTGTTCACTATCGGTCGACAAGGAGTACTTAGGCTTGGAGGGTGGTCCCCCCATGTTCAGACAGGATTTCACGTGTCCCGCCCTACTCGAGGACACAAACGCTTTCTACCCGTACGGGGCTATCACCCGCTATGGCCCGACTTTCCAGACGGTTCCGGTTCTTACGCTTGTGCCACTGGCCTGGTCCGCGTTCGCTCGCCACTACTAGCGGAGTCTCTGTTGATGTCCTTTCCTCCGGGTACTGAGATGTTTCAGTTCCCCGGGTTCGCCCCCTTGCGGGTACTCCTTACGGAGTGGGTTTCCCCATTCGGAAATCGCCGGATCAAAGCTTATTCGCAGCTCCCCGACGCTTATCGCAGCGTATCACGTCCTTCATCGCCTCTTGTCGCCAAGGCATCCACCGAATGCACTTAAGGCACTTGATCACTCTCATTATCGATGCCCATCAAAACCGGACCCCCTCGGCGGAGATACGGTAAAGCATCAATTCTAAGACCAATTCACGAGATCTTGTCCTGCGAACGCGCGGTCAGCAACGCTCCAATGCTACATGCAAAGCTCAAAAGGGGACCAGTCAGCACCGACCCGAAGGTCAATGAATGAACTGATCGCCGGCTAGCAACGGAGCACCATGTTCCATGTCCAATGCGGACACGGGATGCTCCAGCCCCCTGATAGGCCGAACAGATCTTCTATCTACGATGTCAAGGTGAACAGGCCGGCCCGCGAACGGACCGGCAAACGGGGTCTTCAACTTCGAAAAACGGAACACTTGCCTCAACCCCTCAAAAACCCTTGAGAAGGAGACAACCGATGAACATGACTGTAAAAACCACCTAGCCAAGGTGGTGGGCCGGGGAGGACTTGAACCTCCGACCTCACGCTTATCAGGCGTGCGCTCTAACCACCTGAGCTACCGGCCCGTCCCTGGCAACACGCGCGCCGCAACTTGCGACGGCCGGTAAACCATGGAGAGTGGTGGAGCCAGACGGGATCGAACCGACGACCTCATGCTTGCAAAGCACGCGCTCTCCCAACTGAGCTATGGCCCCCGGCGCGGCGAAGACGAACCTCCCGCGCACAGACCCAAAGTCATGCTCATTTTTCGAAGAAGAAAGAGAAACGAAGACGGCGGATACCCGCGTTTTGTAAAGCGACAGGATCCGACAAGATCCGTGTCTTATGTTCCAAGTGTCCAAATGCACGATCGGCAAGCCGATGCGAACGAATAGGACATCCTTAGAAAGGAGGTGATCCAGCCGCAGGTTCCCCTACGGCTACCTTGTTACGACTTCACCCCAGTCGCTGACCCTACCGTGGTTGGCTGCCTCCTGTTGCCAGGTTAGCGCACCACCTTCGGGTAAAGCCAACTCCCATGGTGTGACGGGCGGTGTGTACAAGGCCCGGGAACGTATTCACCGCGTCATGCTGTTACGCGATTACTAGCGATTCCAACTTCATGCTCTCGAGTTGCAGAGAACAATCCGAACTGAGACGGTTTTTAAAGATTAGCTCCGGGTCGCCCCTTCGCTGCCCATTGTCACCGCCATTGTAGCACGTGTGTAGCCCAGCCCGTAAGGGCCATGAGGACTTGACGTCATCCCCACCTTCCTCTCGGCTTATCACCGGCAGTCCCCCTAGAGTGCCCAACTTAATGCTGGCAACTAAGGGCGAGGGTTGCGCTCGTTGCGGGACTTAACCCAACATCTCACGACACGAGCTGACGACAGCCATGCAGCACCTGTGCTCCGGTCCCCGAAGGGAAAACGACATCTCTATCGTGTGCCGGACATGTCAAGGGCTGGTAAGGTTCTGCGCGTTGCTTCGAATTAAACCACATGCTCCACCGCTTGTGCGGGCCCCCGTCAATTCCTTTGAGTTTTAATCTTGCGACCGTACTCCCCAGGCGGGAAGCTTAATGCGTTAGCTGCGCCACCAAATAGCATGCTACCTGACAGCTAGCTTCCATCGTTTACGGCGTGGACTACCAGGGTATCTAATCCTGTTTGCTCCCCACGCTTTCGCACCTCAGCGTCAGTACCGAGCCAGTGAGCCGCCTTCGCCACTGGTGTTCTTCCGAATATCTACGAATTTCACCTCTACACTCGGAGTTCCACTCACCTCTCTCGGACTCAAGACTTCCAGTATCAAAGGCAGTTCCGAGGTTGAGCCTCGGGATTTCACCCCTGACTTAAAAGTCAGCCTACGTGCGCTTTACGCCCAGTAATTCCGAACAACGCTAGCCCCCTTCGTATTACCGCGGCTGCTGGCACGAAGTTAGCCGGGGCTTCTTTACCGGCTACAGTCATTATCTTCACCGGCGAAAGAGCTTTACAACCCTAAGGCCTTCATCACTCACGCGGCATGGCTGGATCAGGCTTGCGCCCATTGTCCAATATTCCCCACTGCTGCC of Stappia sp. ES.058 contains these proteins:
- a CDS encoding energy-coupling factor ABC transporter ATP-binding protein: MSSENTVLSLHAVSLRRGDRSLFRALSLTLSEARVGIIGFNGSGKSSFLRLLNGLLLPDTGDVTVLGMNTRKDRKALPRHVGMVFQNPDHQIIFPTVEEELAFGLKQFGETQAAANRSARACLSDHGCADWADRPTSSLSEGQKQLVCLMASTLTKPRILLCDEPFSGLDPALRMHFRARLRDAAECVCLVSHDMDDLREMDRVIWFDKGAVAGDGAPDEVLREYALAAQTRARTLSVAEL